Proteins encoded together in one Cicer arietinum cultivar CDC Frontier isolate Library 1 chromosome 4, Cicar.CDCFrontier_v2.0, whole genome shotgun sequence window:
- the LOC101496860 gene encoding uncharacterized protein isoform X2, whose product MSLLNQLFNRGVFSTRCKTCLNLAISRMKLLQNKRDVQLKQMRKEISQFLQAGQEPIARIRVEHIIREQNIWAAYEILELFCEFVLARVPIIESQKECPSELREAIASIIFAAPRCSDIPDLLHIKNLFTTKYGKEFVSAISELRPDSGVNRTIIEKLSISAPSGEVKLKVLTDIAEEYNLTWDSSKTAAEFRKNHEDLLGGAKQVRVEAAPSHAPSKINSNNSSAYNTEHSIKSTHDKQQYEHFEASIPSNNNSWLNTNEIEQSHKNNNVHVKDARSETIFQSSDVLEKARAAIASANRATAVARAAASLVHSNFGSLKLEGESS is encoded by the exons ATGTCACTTCTTAATCAACTCTTTAACAGAGGCGTTTTTTCAACTCGATG CAAAACATGCCTGAACCTGGCAATTTCACGCATGAAGCTGTTACAAAACAAGCGAGATGTTCAACTCAAACAAATGCGAAAGGAGATATCTCAATTTTTGCAGGCTGGCCAAGAGCCGATTGCTAGAATTCGG GTGGAACATATTATACGAGAACAAAATATATGGGCTGCATATGAAATATTGGAGTTATTCTGTGAATTCGTCCTTGCACGTGTGCCTATAATTGAGAGCCAGAA GGAATGCCCGTCGGAATTGCGAGAAGCCATTGCAAGTATAATTTTTGCTGCTCCTAGATGTTCTGATATACCAGACTTACTGCACATCAAGAACTTGTTTACCACTAAATATGGGAAAGAATTTGTCTCTGCAATATCTGAACTTCGTCCTGATTCAGGCGTGAACCGCACG ATAATTGAAAAGCTTTCAATTAGTGCTCCATCTGGAGAGGTAAAACTCAAAGTCTTGACAGATATTGCAGAAGAATACAATCTCACATGGGATTCTTCTAAAACTGCAGCAGAATTTAGGAAAAATCATGAAGATCTCCTG GGTGGAGCAAAGCAAGTTCGTGTTGAAGCTGCACCTTCTCATGCTCCCAGCAAAATCAATTCTAATAATTCGTCAGCCTATAATACAGAACATTCTATCAAGTCGACGCATGACAAACAACAATATGAACACTTTGAAGCTTCCATCCCTTCTAACAACAATTCTTGGTTGAACACCAATGAAATAGAACAGTCACACAAAAATAACAATGTCCACGTCAAAGATGCTAGAAGTGAGACTATATTTCAATCCTCTGATGTATTGGAGAAGGCCCGGGCTGCCATTGCTTCTGCAAATCGTGCAACTGCAGTTGCTCGTGCTGCTGCTTCACTTGTACATAGTAACTTTGGATCATTGAAGCTGGAAGGTGAATCTTCATAG
- the LOC101496860 gene encoding uncharacterized protein isoform X1: protein MSLLNQLFNRGVFSTRCKTCLNLAISRMKLLQNKRDVQLKQMRKEISQFLQAGQEPIARIRVEHIIREQNIWAAYEILELFCEFVLARVPIIESQKECPSELREAIASIIFAAPRCSDIPDLLHIKNLFTTKYGKEFVSAISELRPDSGVNRTIIEKLSISAPSGEVKLKVLTDIAEEYNLTWDSSKTAAEFRKNHEDLLVISLGGAKQVRVEAAPSHAPSKINSNNSSAYNTEHSIKSTHDKQQYEHFEASIPSNNNSWLNTNEIEQSHKNNNVHVKDARSETIFQSSDVLEKARAAIASANRATAVARAAASLVHSNFGSLKLEGESS from the exons ATGTCACTTCTTAATCAACTCTTTAACAGAGGCGTTTTTTCAACTCGATG CAAAACATGCCTGAACCTGGCAATTTCACGCATGAAGCTGTTACAAAACAAGCGAGATGTTCAACTCAAACAAATGCGAAAGGAGATATCTCAATTTTTGCAGGCTGGCCAAGAGCCGATTGCTAGAATTCGG GTGGAACATATTATACGAGAACAAAATATATGGGCTGCATATGAAATATTGGAGTTATTCTGTGAATTCGTCCTTGCACGTGTGCCTATAATTGAGAGCCAGAA GGAATGCCCGTCGGAATTGCGAGAAGCCATTGCAAGTATAATTTTTGCTGCTCCTAGATGTTCTGATATACCAGACTTACTGCACATCAAGAACTTGTTTACCACTAAATATGGGAAAGAATTTGTCTCTGCAATATCTGAACTTCGTCCTGATTCAGGCGTGAACCGCACG ATAATTGAAAAGCTTTCAATTAGTGCTCCATCTGGAGAGGTAAAACTCAAAGTCTTGACAGATATTGCAGAAGAATACAATCTCACATGGGATTCTTCTAAAACTGCAGCAGAATTTAGGAAAAATCATGAAGATCTCCTGGTAATTTCATTG GGTGGAGCAAAGCAAGTTCGTGTTGAAGCTGCACCTTCTCATGCTCCCAGCAAAATCAATTCTAATAATTCGTCAGCCTATAATACAGAACATTCTATCAAGTCGACGCATGACAAACAACAATATGAACACTTTGAAGCTTCCATCCCTTCTAACAACAATTCTTGGTTGAACACCAATGAAATAGAACAGTCACACAAAAATAACAATGTCCACGTCAAAGATGCTAGAAGTGAGACTATATTTCAATCCTCTGATGTATTGGAGAAGGCCCGGGCTGCCATTGCTTCTGCAAATCGTGCAACTGCAGTTGCTCGTGCTGCTGCTTCACTTGTACATAGTAACTTTGGATCATTGAAGCTGGAAGGTGAATCTTCATAG